The Heyndrickxia vini genome contains a region encoding:
- a CDS encoding sugar ABC transporter ATP-binding protein, whose amino-acid sequence MSDYILEMNQITKEFTGVKALSNVNFKVEKGEIHCLVGENGAGKSTLMKVLSGVYPYGSYQGDIVFEGNIQQFHKINDSVDTGIVIIYQELALFPDLSVYENIFIGNEIKRRGIIDSNQTISRAKELLQKVKLNINPETLVKDLSVGKQQLVEIAKALSKNVKLLILDEPTAALNENDSENLLDLLRELKRQGISCIMISHKLKEVISIADKATVLRDGKTICTLDAAKEEISEVRIIKNMVGREIEDIYPKRPDKKIGEKVLEVRSWFAFDSQLGRHVAKDINIHVNKGEIVGIAGLMGSGRTEFALSIFGNPKSYKLHGELLVEGVPKSFKHTSEAIKAGIAYVTEDRKGDGLFLAQDIKRNVTAAYLQGISTNGMMNENEEVKVANEYKNSLYIKASSIEQIVGNLSGGNQQKVSLGKWLFVGPKLLILDEPTRGIDVGAKFEIYTIMNKLISQGMSIIMISSELGEVLGMSDRIYVMAQGEIKGELSIDAANQENIMQLATQ is encoded by the coding sequence TTACGGGAGTCAAAGCGCTCTCTAATGTCAATTTTAAAGTTGAGAAAGGCGAGATTCACTGTTTAGTTGGTGAAAATGGAGCAGGCAAATCAACATTAATGAAAGTGCTCAGCGGTGTTTATCCGTACGGTTCCTATCAAGGTGATATCGTTTTTGAGGGCAATATACAACAGTTCCACAAAATTAACGATAGTGTAGATACTGGAATTGTCATTATCTATCAGGAATTAGCCCTTTTTCCAGATCTTTCAGTCTACGAAAATATATTCATAGGGAATGAAATCAAACGTAGAGGAATTATCGACTCAAATCAGACGATTAGCAGAGCCAAAGAATTATTGCAAAAGGTAAAGCTTAATATAAATCCTGAAACGCTAGTAAAGGATTTAAGTGTTGGAAAACAACAACTAGTGGAAATTGCAAAGGCATTAAGCAAGAACGTAAAACTCCTAATTCTTGATGAACCAACTGCTGCCCTTAATGAAAATGATAGCGAAAATCTTTTAGATTTGTTACGTGAACTTAAAAGACAAGGTATTTCCTGTATTATGATTTCACACAAATTAAAAGAGGTTATTTCTATCGCTGATAAAGCGACTGTGTTACGTGACGGGAAAACAATTTGTACATTAGACGCAGCTAAAGAGGAAATTTCAGAAGTACGAATTATCAAAAACATGGTTGGGCGGGAAATTGAAGATATTTATCCAAAAAGACCAGACAAAAAAATTGGCGAGAAAGTTCTCGAGGTTAGAAGCTGGTTTGCCTTTGACTCCCAATTGGGTCGACATGTTGCAAAAGATATTAACATTCACGTAAACAAAGGAGAAATTGTTGGGATTGCAGGTCTTATGGGATCGGGTAGAACTGAATTTGCACTAAGCATATTTGGGAACCCAAAATCTTATAAATTACACGGTGAATTACTAGTTGAAGGAGTACCGAAATCATTTAAACATACAAGTGAAGCAATCAAGGCGGGAATCGCCTATGTCACTGAGGATCGTAAGGGTGATGGCCTTTTTTTAGCTCAGGATATTAAGCGAAATGTAACTGCAGCCTATTTGCAAGGAATCTCCACGAACGGAATGATGAATGAAAATGAAGAAGTGAAAGTAGCCAATGAATATAAAAATTCGCTCTATATAAAAGCTTCTTCAATCGAACAAATCGTTGGCAATCTAAGCGGTGGTAATCAACAGAAGGTTTCATTAGGAAAGTGGCTTTTTGTTGGTCCAAAGCTATTAATCTTAGATGAACCAACGCGCGGGATTGATGTAGGGGCTAAATTTGAAATATATACAATCATGAATAAGCTGATTAGCCAAGGAATGAGCATTATCATGATTTCTTCTGAGCTTGGTGAAGTGTTAGGGATGAGTGATCGTATATATGTTATGGCACAAGGCGAAATCAAAGGCGAGTTGTCAATAGATGCGGCCAATCAAGAAAATATCATGCAACTTGCTACGCAATAG
- a CDS encoding sugar ABC transporter permease: MDFYNEFKTLMKVNIREYGMYIALLIILITFTIMTDGLFMSSRNISNLLDATGYIAVLAVGMTLVIVIRHIDLSVGFGAGFLGAIAAILLTQAGMPVIVVIPVILIFGIIVGLFIGLLVATIGIPSFVATLAGMLIFRGALLQVTAKTGTIIINNDHFNSIGNGFIPSIATINGLHILSLIVGAIGILFYIYREISIRKNKLKYNFEIVSFPIFILKLVFVSAIIAYITWILAGYNGFSWTVVIMLVVTMIYHFLSTKTVLGRHIYAVGSNPEAAHLSGINVKKITYIVFGSMGMLAALSGILFTSRLQSATTTAGTLFELDAIAAAYVGGVSAAGGVGKITGAIIGAVVMAALSNGMNLLGVGISYQYIIRGGVLALAVIFDVLTRKQRA, translated from the coding sequence ATGGATTTTTATAATGAATTTAAAACGTTAATGAAAGTAAATATTCGTGAGTACGGAATGTATATTGCACTGTTGATCATTTTGATTACGTTCACAATTATGACCGACGGACTTTTTATGTCGTCACGTAATATAAGTAATCTCCTTGACGCAACAGGCTACATCGCCGTTCTAGCTGTCGGAATGACGCTTGTTATCGTTATTCGGCATATTGATTTATCGGTTGGATTTGGAGCAGGATTTTTAGGTGCGATTGCCGCAATACTCCTTACTCAAGCAGGCATGCCTGTTATTGTTGTTATTCCAGTCATCTTAATCTTTGGAATTATTGTAGGTTTATTTATTGGCTTACTCGTAGCAACGATAGGGATTCCTTCCTTTGTCGCAACTCTCGCAGGCATGCTAATTTTTAGAGGAGCACTCCTTCAAGTAACGGCTAAAACCGGAACAATTATCATTAACAATGATCACTTTAACTCTATTGGCAATGGGTTTATCCCATCAATTGCTACAATCAATGGATTGCATATCCTCTCATTGATTGTTGGTGCGATTGGAATATTGTTTTATATTTATAGAGAAATATCGATACGAAAAAACAAGCTCAAGTACAATTTCGAAATTGTTTCCTTTCCTATATTTATATTAAAATTAGTCTTTGTTTCAGCGATTATTGCTTATATCACTTGGATTCTTGCAGGATACAATGGATTTTCCTGGACCGTTGTCATTATGTTAGTCGTTACGATGATCTACCACTTTCTTTCTACAAAAACCGTGCTTGGTAGACATATCTATGCTGTTGGTAGCAACCCGGAAGCTGCACATCTTAGTGGAATCAATGTGAAAAAGATTACGTATATTGTTTTCGGGTCTATGGGCATGTTAGCCGCGCTTTCGGGTATATTATTCACCTCCCGTTTGCAATCCGCTACAACCACTGCTGGAACATTGTTTGAATTAGATGCAATTGCTGCTGCCTATGTAGGTGGTGTATCCGCCGCCGGTGGAGTAGGAAAAATAACTGGGGCAATTATTGGTGCAGTAGTTATGGCCGCCTTATCTAACGGCATGAATTTGTTAGGCGTCGGCATCTCCTACCAATACATCATCCGTGGTGGTGTATTAGCTTTAGCTGTTATCTTCGATGTACTGACACGCAAACAAAGAGCATAA
- the ahpC gene encoding alkyl hydroperoxide reductase subunit C: protein MSLIGKEVLPFTAQAYRNGDFMEVSEQNFKGHWSVVCFYPADFTFVCPTELEDLQEQYPALQELGVEVFSVSRDSHFTHKAWHDTSEAIGKITYTMIGDPAHVLSRNFDVFIEELGQADRGTFIIDPDGIIQAIEINADGIGRDASTLINKVKAAQYVRNNPGEVCPAKWKEGAETLKPSLDLVGKI, encoded by the coding sequence ATGTCTCTAATAGGAAAAGAAGTACTACCATTTACTGCACAAGCATACAGAAACGGTGATTTCATGGAAGTTTCTGAACAAAATTTCAAAGGTCACTGGAGTGTCGTTTGCTTCTACCCTGCAGACTTCACTTTCGTTTGCCCGACTGAACTTGAAGACCTTCAAGAACAATATCCTGCGCTACAAGAATTAGGAGTTGAAGTATTCTCTGTTTCAAGAGATTCTCATTTCACACATAAAGCATGGCACGATACATCAGAAGCAATTGGTAAAATTACTTACACAATGATTGGTGATCCTGCACACGTTCTTTCTCGCAACTTTGATGTATTCATCGAAGAATTAGGACAAGCTGATCGCGGTACTTTCATTATTGATCCAGATGGTATCATCCAAGCAATTGAAATCAATGCTGATGGTATTGGACGTGATGCAAGCACCCTTATTAATAAAGTGAAAGCTGCACAATATGTTCGCAACAATCCAGGTGAAGTTTGCCCAGCAAAATGGAAGGAAGGCGCTGAAACACTTAAACCAAGCCTAGATCTTGTTGGTAAAATCTAA
- the ahpF gene encoding alkyl hydroperoxide reductase subunit F has translation MILESDIKAQLNQYLQLLENDVLLKVSASSDKLSNDMLALADELATMSSRIKVEQTTLERTPSFSVNRIGDDTGVAFAGIPLGHEFTSFVLALLQVSGRAPKIDQSLIDRVKGIKGEYHFETYVSLTCHNCPDVVQALNIMSVLNPGITHTMIDGAAFKEEVESKNIMAVPTVFLNGESFGSGRMTLEEILAKMGSTADASEFSDKEPFDVLVVGGGPSGASAAIYAARKGIRTGIVAERFGGQIMDTLGIENFISVKYTEGPKLAASLEEHVKEYNIDVMNTQRAKRLEKNEFVEIELENGAVLKSKSVILSTGARWRNIGVPGEAEFKNKGVAYCPHCDGPLFEGKDVAVIGGGNSGIEAAIDLAGIVKHVTVLEFSAELKADTVLQDRLYSLPNVTVIKNAQTKEITGTDKVNGITYIDRETEEERHIELQGVFVQIGLVPNTDWLGETVERTRTGEIVVDNHGATNIPGVFAAGDCTNSPYKQIIISMGSGATAALGAFDYLIRN, from the coding sequence ATGATACTTGAATCAGATATTAAGGCACAATTAAATCAGTATTTACAACTATTAGAAAACGATGTACTTCTTAAAGTAAGTGCAAGTTCTGATAAGTTATCAAATGACATGCTAGCTCTTGCTGATGAGCTAGCAACGATGTCATCTAGAATTAAAGTAGAACAAACAACATTAGAGAGAACACCTAGCTTTAGTGTAAATCGTATCGGAGACGATACTGGAGTAGCTTTCGCAGGAATTCCTCTTGGTCATGAGTTTACTTCATTCGTATTAGCTCTTCTTCAAGTAAGCGGAAGAGCACCGAAAATTGACCAAAGCTTAATCGATCGTGTGAAAGGCATTAAGGGTGAATATCATTTTGAAACTTACGTAAGCCTGACATGCCATAACTGTCCTGATGTAGTTCAGGCATTAAACATCATGTCAGTTCTAAATCCTGGTATTACTCATACGATGATTGATGGTGCAGCATTCAAAGAAGAAGTAGAGAGCAAAAATATTATGGCTGTGCCAACGGTTTTCCTAAACGGTGAATCCTTCGGCAGTGGTCGAATGACTTTGGAAGAAATTCTTGCAAAAATGGGAAGCACAGCTGATGCTTCTGAGTTTTCCGACAAAGAACCATTTGATGTTCTTGTTGTCGGCGGCGGTCCATCTGGTGCCAGTGCAGCGATCTATGCAGCACGCAAAGGCATTCGCACAGGCATTGTCGCAGAACGCTTTGGCGGTCAAATCATGGATACGCTCGGCATAGAAAACTTCATTAGTGTTAAGTATACTGAAGGTCCAAAACTTGCAGCTAGCCTTGAAGAGCATGTAAAGGAATATAACATTGATGTTATGAATACGCAGCGTGCTAAACGATTAGAAAAGAACGAATTTGTTGAAATTGAGTTAGAAAACGGCGCTGTTCTTAAGAGCAAGTCGGTTATCCTTTCAACAGGTGCTCGCTGGCGTAATATCGGTGTTCCTGGTGAAGCAGAATTTAAGAACAAAGGTGTAGCTTACTGCCCACACTGTGACGGTCCATTATTTGAAGGAAAGGATGTAGCAGTAATTGGTGGCGGTAATTCCGGTATTGAAGCGGCTATTGACCTTGCCGGAATCGTGAAACATGTAACCGTTCTTGAATTCTCCGCAGAACTAAAAGCCGATACTGTATTACAAGATCGCCTTTATAGCCTTCCAAATGTAACGGTTATTAAAAATGCACAAACAAAGGAAATTACCGGAACTGACAAAGTTAACGGTATTACCTATATTGACCGTGAAACGGAAGAAGAGCGTCACATTGAATTGCAAGGTGTGTTTGTTCAAATCGGTCTTGTTCCAAATACCGATTGGTTAGGTGAAACGGTTGAACGTACGAGAACCGGAGAAATTGTTGTCGATAATCACGGGGCTACAAACATTCCCGGAGTATTTGCTGCTGGTGATTGTACAAATAGTCCTTATAAACAAATTATTATTTCCATGGGCTCTGGAGCAACTGCAGCTCTAGGGGCATTCGACTATCTTATTAGAAATTAA
- a CDS encoding uracil-DNA glycosylase has translation MEILKNDWAPILEGEFKKPYYQQLRKSLKQEYQTRVIYPDQNDIFNALHFTSFNDTKVVIIGQDPYHGPGQAHGLSFSVKPEVKIPPSLQNIYKELHTDLGCYIPDNGYLVKWAKQGVLMLNAVLTVRAGIPNSHKGLGWEIFTDKVIETLNQRETPVVFILWGKFAQQKQQLITSPRHFIIKSPHPSPFSANRGFFGSSPFSRTNAILREIGKEEIDWQIPNL, from the coding sequence ATGGAGATTTTAAAAAACGATTGGGCTCCTATACTAGAAGGAGAGTTTAAAAAGCCATATTATCAACAATTAAGAAAATCACTGAAGCAAGAATATCAAACGAGAGTGATTTATCCAGACCAGAATGATATTTTTAATGCACTGCATTTTACTTCATTTAACGATACGAAGGTCGTTATTATTGGCCAAGATCCCTATCACGGCCCAGGACAAGCTCATGGGTTAAGCTTCTCCGTTAAACCAGAAGTGAAAATTCCCCCGTCATTGCAAAATATTTATAAGGAACTACATACTGATTTAGGCTGCTATATCCCGGATAATGGCTACCTTGTAAAATGGGCAAAGCAAGGTGTTTTAATGCTAAATGCCGTCTTAACCGTGAGAGCGGGAATTCCAAACTCACATAAAGGTTTAGGCTGGGAGATATTCACTGATAAAGTGATAGAAACTTTGAATCAAAGGGAGACACCGGTTGTATTTATTCTTTGGGGGAAATTTGCCCAGCAAAAACAACAATTAATTACCTCACCTAGGCATTTTATCATCAAGTCTCCTCATCCGAGCCCATTTTCCGCTAACAGAGGCTTCTTCGGTAGTAGCCCATTTTCTCGGACGAATGCAATTTTACGGGAAATTGGGAAGGAAGAGATTGATTGGCAAATACCAAATTTATAA
- the mqo gene encoding malate dehydrogenase (quinone): MSNRQTTTDVILIGAGIMSATLGTLLKELVPDWKITVFEKLESPGEESSNEWNNAGTGHSALCELNYTVEKPDGTLDISKAITINEQFQLSRQFWSYLVNSNLISNPQDFIMPLPHMSLVQGENNVSFLKKRFKALSNNPLFQGMEFSEDPNKLMEWIPLIMENRTSKEPIAATKIDSGTDVNFGALTRILFDHLKSKDVDIRYKHQVEDIKRTEDGLWELKVWNMETGSIERHTSKFVFIGGGGGSLPLLQKTGIPESKHIGGFPVSGLFLVCNNQEIVEQHHAKVYGKAAVGAPPMSVPHLDTRYIDNKKKSLLFGPFAGFSPKFLKTGSNMDLILSVKPNNVFTMLAAGAKNIPLTKYLVQQLMLSKEQRIEELREFVPNAKSEDWDIVVAGQRVQVIKDTEAGGKGTLQFGTEVITGANGTIAALLGASPGASTAVHVMLDIIKKCFPEHQKEWEPKIKEMIPSYGLSLVENPELFKEVHTSTAQALGLSHSEKETVSS; this comes from the coding sequence ATGAGTAACAGACAAACGACTACAGATGTTATCTTAATTGGTGCCGGAATTATGAGTGCAACTTTAGGGACACTCTTGAAGGAATTAGTACCGGACTGGAAAATTACAGTTTTTGAGAAGCTTGAAAGCCCAGGAGAGGAAAGTTCGAACGAATGGAATAATGCGGGAACGGGTCATTCCGCACTATGCGAGCTTAACTATACCGTTGAAAAGCCAGATGGAACCTTAGATATTAGTAAAGCGATAACGATTAACGAACAATTTCAGCTTTCAAGACAGTTTTGGTCTTATCTTGTAAACAGTAATTTGATAAGTAATCCTCAGGATTTTATCATGCCATTGCCGCATATGAGTTTAGTACAAGGGGAGAATAATGTTTCGTTTTTGAAAAAGCGTTTTAAAGCCCTTTCAAATAATCCGTTATTTCAAGGAATGGAATTTTCCGAAGACCCGAATAAACTAATGGAATGGATTCCACTTATTATGGAAAACCGTACATCGAAGGAACCAATTGCGGCTACGAAAATTGACTCTGGAACAGATGTAAACTTTGGTGCATTAACACGAATATTGTTTGATCACTTAAAGAGTAAAGATGTTGATATTAGATACAAGCATCAGGTAGAGGATATTAAACGTACAGAAGACGGTTTATGGGAATTAAAAGTGTGGAATATGGAAACTGGCAGTATCGAACGCCATACTTCAAAATTTGTCTTTATCGGCGGTGGGGGAGGAAGTCTGCCTTTACTGCAAAAAACAGGTATTCCCGAAAGTAAGCATATTGGCGGATTCCCTGTAAGCGGATTATTCTTGGTATGCAACAATCAGGAGATTGTCGAGCAACATCATGCAAAAGTATACGGAAAAGCCGCAGTTGGCGCACCTCCAATGTCTGTACCGCATCTTGATACAAGATATATCGACAATAAAAAAAAGTCATTGTTATTTGGACCATTTGCAGGATTCTCACCAAAATTTTTAAAAACGGGTTCAAATATGGATTTAATCCTATCGGTTAAACCAAATAATGTGTTCACTATGTTAGCGGCGGGTGCAAAAAATATACCATTAACAAAATACCTAGTCCAACAACTAATGTTATCGAAGGAACAGCGTATTGAGGAATTGCGGGAATTTGTTCCAAATGCGAAAAGTGAAGATTGGGATATCGTCGTAGCGGGTCAACGTGTACAAGTTATAAAAGATACTGAAGCGGGTGGCAAAGGCACACTTCAATTTGGTACGGAAGTTATTACTGGAGCTAACGGAACAATCGCTGCATTGTTAGGTGCTTCTCCAGGTGCTTCTACTGCCGTTCATGTCATGCTTGATATAATTAAAAAGTGCTTCCCAGAGCATCAAAAAGAGTGGGAACCGAAAATAAAAGAAATGATTCCATCCTATGGTTTATCACTAGTGGAAAATCCAGAGCTTTTCAAAGAAGTTCATACTTCAACAGCGCAGGCTCTTGGCCTAAGTCATAGTGAAAAGGAAACAGTATCTAGCTAA